In the Corynebacterium suedekumii genome, one interval contains:
- a CDS encoding DUF3054 domain-containing protein has translation MNRITALLLDVVAIAVFAFLARVAHQTDEMPLTVGGWASTLWPFLLGVGAAALIGAVARWDAARIAPAGVATWAITAVVGLGIWSLRNGELPHWSFILVATIMSGLLLLGWRLIAGHRGRRGGRGGRDHPGRTHERRRPRSAGVGGVGDRVGA, from the coding sequence ATGAACCGGATCACCGCCCTGCTTCTCGACGTCGTCGCCATCGCCGTCTTCGCGTTCCTCGCCCGCGTCGCCCACCAGACCGACGAGATGCCGCTCACCGTCGGCGGCTGGGCCTCCACGCTGTGGCCCTTCCTCCTGGGCGTCGGTGCCGCCGCACTCATCGGGGCCGTCGCCCGCTGGGACGCTGCCCGCATCGCCCCCGCCGGTGTGGCCACCTGGGCGATCACCGCCGTCGTCGGCCTGGGCATCTGGTCGCTGCGCAACGGCGAGCTGCCCCACTGGTCCTTCATCCTCGTGGCCACCATCATGTCCGGTCTGCTGCTGCTCGGCTGGCGCCTGATCGCGGGCCACCGGGGCCGCCGGGGTGGCCGGGGTGGCCGCGACCACCCGGGCCGGACGCACGAACGCCGCCGACCCCGGAGTGCGGGAGTCGGCGGCGTAGGTGACCGCGTCGGCGCTTAG
- a CDS encoding cellulase family glycosylhydrolase yields the protein MRDRKRGRRRFGWAVFLVSVLVGGLLAAVLLTRSSEDGPPVCARFGVAAPADWEEMSEDEFRAMIDEQVYLGARDIRLAAVWQDIEPRPGDYEWEALDGRLQIALDAGLTPLLLIHTHPDWVTGFGEIGSGAAEAYGDFAGEVARRYSDRVHAYEIWNEPNLERFWPDPDPDAFAELLAAAGPRIAAADPEAEIVSGGLSPATNRENTSVAPVDFLRRLYELGAQEYFTVVGMHPYSYPERPSGGSDWNAFGQMAQMTALMDEAGDTDTQIWVTEIGAPSDGDRGVGESAQADLIAEALELIDEDPRLGRAYLYTMYDIDLGQDNPESHFGLLNAPGEPKEIARRLAAGTGAEASPTCDFPGM from the coding sequence GTGCGTGACCGGAAACGCGGTCGGCGACGATTCGGATGGGCGGTGTTTCTGGTGTCGGTGCTCGTCGGTGGACTGCTCGCCGCGGTGCTGCTCACGCGGAGCAGTGAGGACGGCCCGCCGGTGTGCGCCCGATTCGGGGTCGCCGCCCCCGCGGACTGGGAGGAGATGAGCGAGGACGAGTTCCGGGCCATGATCGACGAGCAGGTGTACCTGGGTGCCCGGGACATCCGTCTCGCCGCCGTGTGGCAGGACATCGAGCCACGCCCGGGCGACTATGAATGGGAGGCGCTGGACGGGCGCCTGCAGATCGCGCTCGACGCTGGTCTGACTCCGCTGCTGCTCATCCACACCCACCCCGACTGGGTGACCGGGTTCGGGGAGATCGGCAGCGGCGCCGCCGAGGCCTACGGGGACTTCGCGGGCGAGGTCGCCCGCCGTTACTCGGACCGGGTCCACGCCTACGAGATCTGGAACGAACCGAACCTTGAGAGGTTCTGGCCGGACCCGGACCCGGACGCGTTCGCCGAGCTGCTCGCCGCGGCCGGCCCGCGGATCGCGGCCGCCGATCCGGAGGCGGAGATCGTCTCCGGTGGCCTGTCCCCGGCGACGAACCGGGAGAACACCTCGGTCGCACCGGTGGACTTCCTCCGTCGGCTCTACGAGCTGGGCGCGCAGGAGTACTTCACGGTGGTCGGCATGCACCCCTACTCCTACCCGGAACGACCCTCGGGTGGTTCGGACTGGAACGCCTTCGGCCAGATGGCGCAGATGACGGCCCTCATGGATGAGGCCGGTGACACGGACACGCAGATCTGGGTGACGGAGATCGGCGCGCCCTCCGACGGTGACCGCGGGGTGGGGGAGTCGGCGCAGGCGGATCTCATCGCCGAGGCCCTGGAGCTGATCGACGAGGATCCCCGGCTCGGGCGGGCCTACCTCTACACCATGTACGACATCGATCTGGGGCAGGACAATCCGGAATCCCACTTCGGGTTGCTGAATGCCCCGGGGGAGCCGAAGGAGATCGCCCGGCGGCTGGCGGCCGGCACCGGCGCTGAGGCGTCACCCACCTGCGACTTCCCGGGGATGTAA
- a CDS encoding glycosyltransferase family 4 protein encodes MKIVAVNAGADVSGAEKVLAQLIAVAVAGGDEVVLACPEGNLPDIVDPAVHHVPVPLSRLGRSRGRLGRLAAIAGLPVSWWRTARILRIAARDADAVILNSTFGLPAVGLAFPGHTWLRGSGRRRPTVTWLVHDTIHSPKQKVVALLGTHAITRAVGVSEVTAASVRRLVRRAESRPNGVRIPATPTGATTTDPARPVVGILAVLAAWKGHDVLLEAVARVPEVHLEIAGTAFPGSEDWERQLRGRAAQPDLAGRVRFLGHADPAEVFPRWDLIVSASTSPEAGPLGVLEAMAAGVPVLGTGHGGTAEYLAGGSGRLVPPGDVDALAEAMRELIHDPDGRARLRDRARQVAERDHDLTTTLPRMLEALTRA; translated from the coding sequence GTGAAGATCGTGGCGGTCAATGCCGGAGCCGACGTCTCCGGCGCCGAGAAGGTGTTGGCACAGCTCATCGCCGTGGCAGTGGCCGGTGGCGACGAGGTCGTCCTCGCCTGCCCGGAGGGAAATCTCCCCGACATCGTCGACCCGGCCGTCCACCACGTCCCGGTTCCGCTGTCCCGGCTCGGACGCTCCCGGGGTCGGCTCGGGCGACTGGCCGCCATCGCCGGTCTGCCGGTGTCGTGGTGGCGCACCGCCCGAATCCTGAGAATTGCCGCACGGGACGCCGATGCCGTCATTCTCAACTCCACGTTCGGCCTGCCGGCCGTCGGACTCGCCTTCCCCGGCCACACCTGGCTGCGGGGGAGCGGCCGCCGCCGTCCCACCGTCACCTGGCTCGTCCACGACACCATCCATTCGCCGAAGCAGAAGGTGGTGGCGCTGCTGGGAACCCATGCGATCACGCGGGCCGTCGGGGTCTCGGAGGTCACCGCCGCCTCCGTCCGCCGGCTCGTACGCCGGGCCGAGTCCCGTCCCAACGGGGTCCGGATCCCTGCCACCCCGACCGGGGCCACGACCACGGATCCGGCCCGGCCTGTCGTGGGCATCCTCGCCGTCCTCGCGGCGTGGAAGGGCCATGACGTGCTCCTGGAGGCGGTCGCCCGGGTGCCGGAGGTGCACCTGGAGATCGCCGGCACCGCCTTCCCCGGATCCGAGGACTGGGAACGGCAGCTGCGCGGACGCGCCGCTCAGCCGGATCTCGCCGGCCGGGTCCGATTCCTCGGCCACGCCGACCCGGCGGAGGTGTTCCCCCGCTGGGATCTCATCGTCTCGGCGTCGACCTCCCCGGAGGCGGGGCCCCTCGGTGTGCTTGAGGCGATGGCGGCCGGGGTGCCTGTGCTGGGCACCGGTCACGGCGGGACCGCCGAGTATCTGGCCGGTGGCTCCGGCCGGCTCGTCCCGCCCGGCGACGTCGACGCCCTGGCCGAGGCGATGCGGGAGCTCATCCACGATCCCGACGGCCGCGCCCGGCTGCGTGACCGGGCCCGGCAGGTCGCCGAGCGCGACCATGATCTCACCACCACGCTGCCGCGGATGCTGGAGGCCCTGACCCGTGCGTGA
- a CDS encoding sugar transferase, giving the protein MKKLLTRPDLPTTGDHGAEPADSPADANTVAHTPTSPTVPGQGSHRSMWMRLHSYVAEPWQRLADLTVIALVCAVSGLPYPILTALAVGIAFSVFPHIYRFRLGISSLDELPRRLVAAAAIATIAVSLINPGPESGDILTFAALMAVSLGAVRIVGTVVQRWIRRRRPELLKRTLILGSCDLGRDLGTTLRENPEYGLRPLAIVDRASALSPDVPSIAVDVLDSDFPKLLQQHQAETVIIAFSDYNEEQLVSTLRACVREESDLYIIPRLHQVHDRDELTESIGAVPLRRINRSAHRSLAWQLKRPFDIVVSLLAMIPLAPVMAVLALLVKLDNPSAPVLFRQTRIGLDGKPFELLKFRSMSPATPNEGDTRWSIAGDQRISRLGRIMRRFSLDEFPQILNVIRGDMALVGPRPERPKFVELFGEEYAGYHARHRVPVGLTGWAAINGLRGDTSIADRVLYDNDYIENWSPWLDLKILVLTFRAVVGGTGA; this is encoded by the coding sequence ATGAAGAAGCTGCTCACTCGGCCTGATCTCCCCACCACCGGAGACCACGGCGCAGAGCCAGCTGACTCTCCCGCCGACGCCAACACCGTCGCGCACACCCCCACTTCCCCCACCGTCCCCGGACAGGGCAGCCACCGCTCGATGTGGATGCGGCTGCACTCCTACGTGGCGGAGCCGTGGCAGCGCCTCGCCGACCTCACGGTCATCGCCCTGGTGTGCGCGGTGTCCGGCCTGCCGTACCCGATCCTCACCGCCCTGGCTGTGGGCATCGCCTTCTCGGTGTTCCCGCACATCTACCGTTTCCGGCTGGGCATCTCCTCCCTGGACGAGCTTCCCCGCCGCCTGGTCGCCGCGGCCGCCATCGCCACCATCGCGGTCTCGCTCATCAACCCGGGCCCGGAGTCCGGCGACATCCTCACCTTCGCCGCCCTCATGGCGGTGTCCCTCGGGGCCGTGCGCATCGTCGGCACCGTCGTCCAGCGCTGGATCCGCCGGCGTCGCCCGGAGCTGCTCAAGCGCACCCTCATCCTCGGCTCCTGTGACCTGGGCCGGGATCTGGGCACGACGCTGCGGGAGAACCCGGAGTACGGCCTGCGCCCGCTCGCCATCGTCGACCGGGCCTCCGCTCTGTCGCCGGACGTCCCCAGCATCGCCGTCGACGTCCTCGACTCCGACTTCCCCAAGCTGCTGCAGCAGCACCAGGCCGAGACGGTCATCATCGCGTTCTCGGACTACAACGAAGAGCAGCTGGTCTCCACCCTCCGGGCCTGCGTCCGCGAGGAGTCCGATCTCTACATCATCCCCCGCCTGCACCAGGTGCATGACCGGGATGAGCTCACCGAGTCCATCGGCGCCGTCCCGCTGCGCCGGATCAACCGCTCCGCCCACCGCAGTCTCGCGTGGCAGCTCAAGCGCCCCTTCGACATCGTCGTCTCCCTGCTGGCGATGATCCCGCTCGCGCCGGTCATGGCGGTCCTCGCACTACTGGTGAAGCTGGACAACCCGTCCGCCCCCGTCCTGTTCCGGCAGACCCGCATCGGCCTCGACGGCAAACCCTTCGAGCTGCTGAAGTTCCGCAGCATGTCGCCGGCCACGCCGAATGAGGGCGACACCCGGTGGAGCATCGCCGGCGACCAGCGGATCAGTAGGCTCGGTCGCATCATGCGACGATTCTCCCTCGACGAGTTCCCCCAGATCCTCAACGTCATCCGCGGCGACATGGCGCTGGTCGGGCCCCGACCGGAGCGCCCGAAGTTCGTCGAGCTCTTCGGCGAGGAGTACGCCGGCTACCACGCCCGCCACCGTGTCCCGGTGGGGCTGACCGGCTGGGCCGCCATCAACGGCCTGCGGGGGGACACCTCCATCGCCGACCGGGTCCTCTACGACAACGACTACATCGAGAACTGGTCTCCCTGGCTGGACCTGAAGATCCTCGTCCTCACCTTCCGCGCCGTCGTCGGCGGCACCGGCGCATGA
- a CDS encoding glycosyltransferase family 4 protein has protein sequence MTRRLVFGALALRPNGSGVQTYQRELVREVAALADARDLSLSAVVQEDATTELPDTVTPVTRPVASGVRRALEGLRPVEADIFHGLDVDLPLRQRSATVSTVHDMSVFDTPWAMSRLRAVGEQQLLRSSLRRADALIAVSEFTAERIQALTGRTATVTPLAPAPWARIPAEEEVTQVREKYRLPERFVLQLGTLEPRKRPDIVNDALSRLGVPLVLAGGNTDSPHRPAGSIGLGYIDLADIPALYRAATVVAYASSYEGFGLPPVEAMACGAVVVASAVGGIPEAVGDGAVVVGGLNPDRWREALSPALDDAAFRTDLRTRAVEQVASLTWANTAAATMAVYDTLR, from the coding sequence ATGACCCGCCGCCTCGTTTTCGGGGCCCTGGCGCTGCGCCCCAACGGCAGCGGGGTCCAGACCTACCAGCGGGAGCTGGTCCGTGAGGTCGCCGCCCTCGCCGACGCCCGTGACCTCAGCCTGTCGGCGGTGGTGCAGGAGGACGCGACCACGGAACTGCCCGACACCGTCACCCCGGTCACCCGTCCGGTGGCCTCCGGCGTGCGCCGCGCCCTCGAGGGCCTGCGCCCGGTCGAGGCCGACATCTTCCACGGCCTCGACGTCGACCTGCCGCTGCGGCAGCGCTCGGCCACGGTGAGCACGGTCCACGACATGTCCGTCTTCGACACCCCCTGGGCCATGTCCCGCCTGCGAGCCGTGGGCGAGCAGCAGCTGCTGCGATCCTCCCTGCGGCGCGCCGATGCACTCATCGCGGTCTCGGAGTTCACGGCGGAGCGGATCCAGGCCTTGACCGGCCGGACCGCCACCGTCACCCCCCTGGCACCGGCACCGTGGGCCCGGATCCCCGCCGAGGAGGAGGTGACGCAGGTCCGGGAGAAGTACCGGCTGCCGGAGCGTTTCGTCCTGCAGCTGGGGACACTGGAACCGCGGAAGCGGCCGGACATCGTCAATGATGCCCTCAGCCGTCTCGGCGTGCCCCTCGTCCTGGCCGGCGGGAACACCGACAGCCCGCACCGCCCGGCGGGCTCGATCGGTCTCGGATACATCGACCTGGCGGACATCCCGGCGCTCTACCGGGCGGCGACGGTCGTCGCCTACGCGTCCTCCTACGAGGGGTTCGGCCTGCCCCCGGTGGAGGCCATGGCCTGCGGCGCGGTCGTCGTGGCCAGCGCCGTCGGCGGCATTCCCGAGGCCGTCGGTGACGGCGCGGTGGTCGTCGGCGGGCTCAATCCGGACCGCTGGCGTGAGGCGCTGTCCCCGGCGCTTGACGACGCCGCCTTCCGCACCGACCTGCGCACCCGCGCCGTCGAGCAGGTGGCCAGCCTGACGTGGGCGAACACCGCCGCAGCCACGATGGCCGTCTACGACACCCTGCGCTGA
- a CDS encoding glycosyltransferase codes for MQPRVAIAHERLTDVAGSEHVVEQLARTWPGSTVHVPFAREEGIPPGITGRVHTSPVQRLYDALGQRGHAPLMPLVPWALQHASLDSSLIDALVVSHHAFALAAVGAVDVPSVAYVHSPARWAWDPQFRRGEADNRVKSAALTALSTWARRNERRWAPEVTSVVANSTAVKARIENWWDREAQVVHPPVDTSYFTPDPAVPKGDYFVAVGRLVPYKKVPLAVEAAVRAGVRLIVVGDGRDMAAARAVAGPGVEFTGRAPGEQMRDLMRGARALLMPGEEDFGIVPVEAMACGTPVIALGRGGAVDTVRPGDTGVHVHGETDAEIVAGFAEAMRDFDDARFRTDRLQEWAADFSPANFRRRMADVVAQVL; via the coding sequence ATGCAGCCACGAGTGGCGATCGCGCATGAGCGCCTGACCGACGTCGCCGGCAGTGAGCACGTCGTCGAGCAGCTCGCCCGGACCTGGCCGGGCTCCACCGTCCACGTGCCCTTCGCCCGGGAGGAGGGCATCCCGCCGGGCATCACCGGCCGCGTCCACACCAGCCCCGTCCAGCGCCTCTACGACGCGCTCGGGCAGCGCGGTCACGCCCCGCTCATGCCACTGGTGCCATGGGCCCTGCAGCATGCGTCACTGGACTCCTCGCTTATCGACGCCCTCGTGGTCTCCCACCACGCCTTCGCCCTCGCTGCGGTGGGCGCCGTGGACGTTCCCTCCGTGGCCTACGTCCATTCCCCCGCCCGGTGGGCGTGGGATCCGCAGTTCCGCCGCGGTGAGGCCGACAACCGGGTCAAGTCCGCCGCCCTCACCGCCCTGTCCACCTGGGCCCGCCGCAACGAGCGCCGCTGGGCCCCGGAGGTCACCTCCGTCGTAGCCAACTCCACGGCGGTGAAGGCCCGCATCGAGAACTGGTGGGACCGCGAGGCCCAGGTGGTCCACCCGCCGGTGGACACGAGCTACTTCACCCCGGACCCGGCCGTGCCCAAGGGCGACTACTTCGTCGCCGTGGGTCGCCTGGTCCCGTACAAGAAGGTGCCGTTGGCGGTCGAGGCCGCCGTCCGTGCCGGGGTCCGGCTCATCGTCGTGGGTGACGGCCGGGACATGGCGGCCGCCCGCGCCGTCGCGGGCCCGGGCGTGGAGTTCACCGGCCGGGCGCCGGGGGAGCAGATGCGCGACCTCATGCGCGGGGCACGCGCCCTGCTCATGCCCGGCGAGGAGGACTTCGGCATCGTGCCCGTCGAGGCCATGGCCTGCGGCACCCCGGTCATCGCCCTGGGTCGGGGCGGGGCGGTGGACACCGTCCGGCCGGGTGACACCGGCGTCCACGTCCACGGCGAGACGGACGCGGAGATCGTCGCCGGGTTCGCCGAGGCGATGCGGGACTTCGATGACGCGAGGTTCCGTACCGACCGGCTGCAGGAGTGGGCCGCGGACTTCTCACCCGCCAACTTCCGGCGTCGGATGGCCGACGTCGTGGCGCAGGTGCTGTAG
- a CDS encoding O-antigen ligase family protein — MSALIVTGLICGLIFLAALKRPQWGVLAIAALVPFHGLLIIAPVALSLWKEAAVLAVAVAALLASRARDRATVAPWLAPAAVLVLFGVISTVWVLRTNAGFPIKIAFFYLLVAVIVYYHPFTRRDKDHLVTILLTTGTLSALFGLAQQVLGGERLVEMGYDWNESLRTTGPLLRSFGTFNQPFPFGLYLMLVLVVVGTVALSQPGRLRSRIFWLLSPVLVAAMLSSVVRAAFVGLIVAVFVVGVIIHRRLLIYAGILLAAVVVAIPFAVAVDQRGVLAALFSSSSLEDRGGHWAATLPRMLVRPLGDGLGTTGSAAEKVLEAFYPRTGLYQPDNQYLKVGLELGVLGLALYAVTIGMAIVVLRRVIRVVRDPLEQGVAAGVLAATAAACVAAAFSTYLEIFPMDFFFWFLLAVAASLPREEARAVGGWRRERNPERRARQERREALGEVRRGRTYVPMIRP, encoded by the coding sequence ATGAGCGCCCTCATTGTCACCGGTCTGATCTGCGGACTCATCTTCCTCGCCGCCCTCAAACGACCGCAGTGGGGAGTATTGGCCATCGCCGCGCTCGTGCCCTTCCACGGCCTGCTCATCATCGCGCCGGTCGCGCTGAGCCTGTGGAAGGAGGCGGCGGTCCTCGCGGTCGCGGTGGCCGCGCTGCTGGCCTCCCGCGCCCGCGACCGGGCGACCGTCGCCCCGTGGCTGGCACCTGCCGCGGTGCTCGTCCTCTTCGGGGTGATCTCGACGGTGTGGGTTCTGCGGACGAATGCCGGCTTCCCCATCAAGATCGCGTTCTTCTACCTGCTCGTGGCCGTCATCGTCTACTACCACCCGTTCACCCGGCGGGACAAGGATCATCTGGTGACCATCCTGCTCACCACGGGCACCCTCAGCGCCCTGTTCGGCCTGGCACAGCAGGTCCTCGGCGGGGAACGCCTCGTGGAGATGGGCTATGACTGGAACGAGTCACTGCGTACGACGGGCCCGTTGCTGCGCAGCTTCGGCACGTTCAACCAGCCCTTCCCCTTCGGTCTCTACCTCATGCTCGTGCTGGTGGTGGTGGGCACGGTGGCGCTGTCGCAGCCGGGTCGTCTGCGCTCGCGGATCTTCTGGCTCCTTTCTCCGGTGCTGGTCGCGGCGATGCTGTCCTCAGTCGTCCGTGCCGCGTTCGTCGGGCTGATCGTCGCGGTGTTCGTTGTCGGCGTGATCATCCACCGCCGCCTGCTCATCTACGCCGGCATCCTCCTCGCGGCGGTCGTGGTGGCCATCCCCTTCGCGGTGGCGGTCGATCAGCGGGGCGTGCTCGCCGCCCTGTTCTCCTCCAGCAGTCTCGAGGACCGTGGCGGCCACTGGGCGGCGACGCTGCCGCGGATGCTCGTCCGGCCGTTGGGTGACGGGTTGGGGACCACCGGCTCCGCGGCGGAGAAGGTCCTCGAAGCCTTCTACCCGCGTACCGGCCTGTACCAGCCGGACAACCAGTACCTCAAGGTCGGCCTGGAGCTGGGTGTGCTCGGCCTGGCGCTCTACGCCGTCACCATCGGCATGGCGATCGTGGTGCTGCGCCGGGTGATCCGGGTGGTGCGCGATCCGCTCGAGCAGGGGGTCGCCGCGGGTGTTCTGGCGGCGACGGCCGCCGCGTGCGTGGCCGCGGCTTTCTCCACCTACCTGGAGATCTTCCCCATGGACTTCTTCTTCTGGTTCCTGCTGGCCGTGGCGGCGTCGCTGCCCCGGGAGGAGGCGAGGGCCGTCGGTGGCTGGCGACGGGAACGGAATCCGGAACGCCGGGCGCGGCAGGAGAGACGTGAGGCGCTGGGGGAGGTGAGACGCGGCAGGACGTACGTACCGATGATTCGTCCGTGA
- a CDS encoding polysaccharide deacetylase family protein, with protein MSRLRSFGSRFARSGIVLAYHDIIANDETPYLYAVRAATFIRQLDAVAALGYRFDSFANVAADIIAGRSVGGRAVVQFDDALVGVIRHAAPILAERGIPWTLLPVTERTGVSPDWWPEARGVTRTMTRPEIDEAFAAGAELAGHTATHASLPGLSDERLHAELHTSRQVLSDWSGREVLDLCYPFGHTDPRVRVHAARAGFRTGWTFTNGRCAPGDDLYTLRRLAMHENVVSSLLWRSLLRPAWSWPTPVDHDPGFARPDGHGGYTTDPEEKQS; from the coding sequence ATGAGTCGGCTACGGAGTTTCGGGAGTCGGTTTGCGCGCTCGGGCATCGTCCTCGCGTACCACGACATCATCGCCAACGACGAGACCCCCTACCTCTACGCCGTGCGGGCCGCCACCTTCATCCGGCAGCTCGACGCCGTGGCGGCGCTGGGGTACCGCTTCGATTCCTTCGCCAACGTCGCGGCCGACATCATCGCCGGCCGCAGCGTCGGCGGGCGGGCGGTCGTGCAGTTCGACGACGCCCTCGTCGGTGTCATCCGGCACGCGGCGCCCATCCTCGCCGAGCGAGGCATCCCGTGGACCCTGCTGCCCGTCACCGAGCGCACCGGCGTCTCACCCGACTGGTGGCCGGAGGCCCGCGGCGTCACCCGCACCATGACCCGCCCCGAGATCGACGAGGCCTTCGCCGCCGGCGCGGAACTGGCCGGCCACACCGCCACCCACGCCTCCCTGCCCGGCCTGTCGGACGAGCGACTCCACGCCGAACTCCACACCTCCCGGCAGGTGCTGTCCGACTGGTCCGGCCGGGAGGTCCTCGACCTGTGCTACCCCTTCGGCCACACCGACCCCCGGGTCCGTGTCCACGCCGCCCGCGCCGGATTCCGGACGGGGTGGACCTTCACCAACGGCCGCTGTGCCCCGGGCGATGACCTGTACACCCTGCGCCGGCTGGCCATGCACGAGAACGTCGTGTCCTCGCTGCTGTGGCGCAGCCTGCTGCGCCCGGCCTGGTCCTGGCCCACCCCGGTCGACCACGACCCCGGCTTCGCCCGGCCCGACGGACACGGCGGGTACACCACCGACCCAGAGGAGAAGCAGTCATGA
- a CDS encoding flippase, with the protein MQQDRTEETASETKRLFSSSTALIIGRLATAVFGWAGSVIIARTLSPDDWGRYSFVFALLGITSVITDLGVGRVVLARLNSEDPDEIAGISGSFIALRTTLGFLGYGIAVGYAWLTGLAPLVVLAAALAGSTVVLATPANALFVLYQSRLRLTYVAVWDIIGQIIQFLGILAVATWHPSLLWFILPAILREVVVIIARAVGVPGLFAPGARPSRRHLTRYWGEMLREAIPISIGFALLTLLERIDMLMLERLGTYEAVGLYAVGYKFSDLLALVVSALAIPYTTVLIKAWPNRTEEFRERVYQSIAVAALLGGLAVVVFWPAARGVVTLLYGDQFAPAATAAALLVTASALSGLLYVVVSALIAARKLRVFPWIAAAGLLLNIGLNALLIPEWSILGAATATLTTQVIMLVSMLLLLQFTLGIPGVAPWGLLLRQCAVAAIVAVSATSLHAAGEWSWLVVSLLAGGAHLVISMGVDKQVRALVLAPLRKGSD; encoded by the coding sequence ATGCAGCAGGACAGGACAGAAGAGACCGCGTCCGAGACGAAGCGGCTGTTCAGCAGCAGCACCGCCCTCATCATCGGGCGGCTGGCCACCGCCGTGTTCGGCTGGGCCGGCAGCGTCATCATCGCCCGTACCCTCAGTCCCGATGACTGGGGCCGCTACTCCTTCGTCTTCGCCCTGCTCGGAATCACGTCCGTCATCACCGACCTGGGCGTGGGCCGTGTCGTACTGGCCCGACTCAATTCCGAGGACCCCGACGAGATCGCGGGGATCTCCGGGTCCTTCATCGCGCTGCGCACCACCCTGGGATTCCTCGGCTACGGCATCGCCGTCGGCTACGCCTGGCTCACCGGCCTCGCTCCGCTCGTCGTGCTCGCCGCCGCCCTGGCGGGGTCGACGGTGGTGCTCGCCACCCCGGCGAACGCCCTGTTCGTGCTGTACCAGAGTCGACTGCGACTGACGTACGTGGCGGTGTGGGACATCATCGGCCAGATCATCCAGTTCCTGGGAATCCTCGCGGTCGCGACGTGGCACCCCTCGCTGCTGTGGTTCATCCTGCCCGCCATCCTCCGGGAGGTCGTGGTCATCATCGCCCGGGCCGTGGGGGTGCCGGGCCTGTTCGCGCCGGGCGCGCGGCCGTCGCGACGCCACCTCACGCGCTACTGGGGGGAGATGCTGCGGGAGGCCATCCCGATCTCCATCGGTTTCGCCCTGCTCACGCTGCTCGAACGCATCGACATGCTCATGCTCGAACGGCTGGGCACCTACGAGGCGGTCGGCCTCTACGCGGTGGGTTACAAGTTCTCCGACCTGCTGGCGCTGGTGGTCAGCGCGCTGGCGATTCCGTACACGACGGTGCTCATCAAGGCGTGGCCGAACCGGACCGAGGAGTTCCGGGAGCGGGTCTACCAGTCCATCGCCGTCGCCGCGCTGCTCGGTGGCCTGGCGGTGGTGGTCTTCTGGCCGGCCGCCCGGGGAGTGGTCACCCTGCTCTACGGTGACCAGTTCGCCCCGGCAGCCACCGCGGCGGCGCTGCTCGTCACGGCGAGTGCCCTCTCAGGCCTGCTCTACGTGGTGGTCTCCGCGCTCATCGCCGCCCGGAAGCTGCGGGTGTTCCCGTGGATCGCCGCCGCGGGTCTGCTCCTCAACATCGGCCTCAACGCGTTGCTCATCCCTGAGTGGTCCATCCTCGGTGCCGCCACGGCCACCCTGACCACCCAGGTGATCATGCTCGTGTCCATGCTGCTGCTCCTGCAGTTCACGCTCGGGATCCCCGGTGTCGCCCCGTGGGGACTGCTGCTGCGCCAGTGCGCGGTGGCGGCGATCGTGGCGGTGAGCGCCACCTCGCTGCACGCCGCGGGGGAGTGGTCGTGGCTGGTGGTGAGCCTGCTCGCGGGAGGGGCGCACCTGGTGATCTCGATGGGCGTCGATAAGCAGGTGCGGGCGCTGGTGCTCGCACCCCTGCGGAAGGGAAGTGACTGA